Within Myceligenerans xiligouense, the genomic segment GCACCCGGGAGGGCGCGACGGAGCCGAACCCGCGCAACGAGAACCGTGACGGGCACATCGTGGAGATCGTCGAGGGCGACCAGACGTCGACCTGGTTCGCGTGGAACCTGCTGCTCGTGGCCGGCGACCCGAGCGTGAACGACTCCACCTACTTCTCGGGCTTCCCGGCCGACAAGGTGTCGCCGATCTCCTGCCCGGACAACGTGGCGTTCGACACGGACGGCAACCTGTGGATCTCCACGGACGGCCAGCCCTCCGCGATCGGGAAGTGCGACGGCGTCTTCCGGGTCACCCTCACCGGCCGCGAGCGCGGCAACGTGGAGCAGTTCCTCTCGGTGCCCCGCGGGGCGGAGGCCTGCGGCCCGCTGATCGACCTGCGCGACCAGATGGTCTACGTCAACGTCCAGCACCCGGGCGACGACGGCTCGTTCGCGCAGCAGACGTCCTACTTCCCGGACTACCTCGACGAGGGCGAGCGCGGGCCCGTCGGATCGTGGCGCGGCCCCCGCCCGTCCACCGTGCAGGTGTACCGGAAGCGCGGCCACCGCCGCTGACGCTCTCCGGCGGACGCCGGGCCGCGGGTCCGGCGTCCGCCTCGGGAAGCAACAGCACTCCTTCGCGGTTCGTAGACTTGATGGACGTGACCGCCTCCCTGACCGAGCCCGTCACCGGGCACCCGGACGGCTCCGAGCCGCCGCCGGGCACCGGTACCTACCTCGACCACGCCGCCACCACGCCGATGACCTCGGCCGCGCTGGCGGCGTTCGTCGAGCACGCCCGCCACACCGGCAACGCCTCGTCGCTGCACTCGGCCGGCCGTGCCGCCCGGCGCACCGCCGAGGAGGCCCGCGAGACCGTGGCAGCCGCCCTCGGTGCGCGCCCCAGCGAGGTGATCTTCACCGCGAGCGGCACCGAGGCCGACAACCTCGCGATCAAGGGCATGTTCTGGGGCCGGCGCGCCGAGGACAAGCGCCGGACGCGCATCCTGGTGTCCGCCGTCGAGCACCACGCCGTGCTCGACCCCGCCTTCTGGCTGGCCGGGCACGCCGGCGCCCAGGTGGTCCTGCTCCCGGTCGACGCCGAGGGCCGGCTCGACCTCGACGCCCTGCGCGCCGAACTCGCCGAGCACCACGCCGAGACCGCGCTCGTGTCGGTCATGTGGGCGAACAACGAGGTCGGCACCGTCCAGCCCGTCCACGACGTCGTCCGCGTCGCCCGGCACCACGGCATCCCCGTCCACGTCGACGCCGTCCAGGCCGTCGCCCACCTCCCCGTCGACTTCGCCGCGTCCGGCGCCGACGCCATGACCGTCAGCGGGCACAAGCTCGGCGGCCCCGCCGGCGTCGGCGCCCTGCTCGCCCGCCGCGACCTCCCGCTCGACGCCGTCCTGCACGGCGGCGGCCAGGAACGCGGCGTCCGCTCCGGAACCCTCGACGTGCCCGCGATCGCCGCGTTCGGCGTGGCCGTCCGCGACGCCGTCGCCGGGCGGGAGAGCCACGCCGCCCGTGTCACCGCCCTCCGCGACACGCTGATCGCCCGCGTGCGCGACGTCGTCCCCGACGCCATGCTGTGCGGTCCCGACCCACGGACCGACCCCGGCGGACGCCTGCCCGGCAACGCGCACTTCGTGTTCCCCGGCGCCGAGGGCGACTCCCTGCTCTACCTGCTGGACTCCGCGGGCATCCAGGCGTCCACCGGCTCCGCCTGCCAGGCCGGCGTGCCCCAGCCCTCGCACGTCCTGCTCGCCATGGGGGTGCCCGAGACCACGGCACGCGGCGCCCTGCGGTTCTCGCTCGGCACCACCTCGGCACCGGCCGACGTCGAACGACTCGCCGCGGCCCTCCCGCAGGTGGTCGAACGCGCCCGGGCGGCGGGACTCGTCGGAGGTGGCCGCGCATGAAGGTCCTCGCAGCGATGTCCGGCGGTGTCGACTCCGCCGTTGCCGCGGCGCTCGCGGTGGAGGCGGGGCACGACGTCGTCGGCGTGCACATGGCCCTGTCGCGCAACCGTGACCAGTTCCGCAGCGGCTCGCGCGGCTGCTGCTCCATCGAGGACGCGGGCGACGCCCGTCGTGCCGCCGACGTGCTCGGGATCCCGTACTACGTGTGGGACCTGTCGGAGACGTTCGAGGAGACGGTGGTGGCCGACTTCCTCTCCGAGTACGAGGCCGGCCGCACGCCG encodes:
- a CDS encoding cysteine desulfurase family protein, which codes for MTEPVTGHPDGSEPPPGTGTYLDHAATTPMTSAALAAFVEHARHTGNASSLHSAGRAARRTAEEARETVAAALGARPSEVIFTASGTEADNLAIKGMFWGRRAEDKRRTRILVSAVEHHAVLDPAFWLAGHAGAQVVLLPVDAEGRLDLDALRAELAEHHAETALVSVMWANNEVGTVQPVHDVVRVARHHGIPVHVDAVQAVAHLPVDFAASGADAMTVSGHKLGGPAGVGALLARRDLPLDAVLHGGGQERGVRSGTLDVPAIAAFGVAVRDAVAGRESHAARVTALRDTLIARVRDVVPDAMLCGPDPRTDPGGRLPGNAHFVFPGAEGDSLLYLLDSAGIQASTGSACQAGVPQPSHVLLAMGVPETTARGALRFSLGTTSAPADVERLAAALPQVVERARAAGLVGGGRA